TCCCAGCGAATGTTGGAGGTTCAGTCTTCTCGAGCTTGGCGGCAGTGAGATGCAGTCTTCAGCTTTGGCGGCTGAAGCAAGCGCAACTGTCAGGCACGTCCCGTCCAGCCTGGCGTTGCGGTCAGAGCTGTGGCAGACATACACAGATAAACGTGGCAGTGGATTTACAGACGCTTTACACCCGATTCGTAGATTTACTAGATTCCTCGGGAGCTGATTGATGCCACGTTTTGAAAGGCACGACGCACATTGATTACAAAAACGAACCATCTGAGAGTTTAGCAGAACTAAAttgaccaaagtattgggacacctgctcgttcactgcttcttctgaaatcaaagctattaaaaagagctgatcctgcttgtgttggaggaactgtctctactgtccagagaagaagaaggctagaaggcttcctactagattgtggaggagcattgctgtgagaatttgattgtattcagcgacccccctcctcctctcatccccaacttctcaacttatcccaaaagtatgagATGAAGAACACAGGTGCAccggctttatacccttctagcccacacctggcattaaggcATCAGGTTTATCCCCCCCTTGTTTATCAAGTCTGTctactctattggcaatacttctctacagggactggacaagctgtacgAGCTgcggcagcaatgggtgcaacgtaaagtaaggtagagctgaatgcattgttcattagaaggagtgttcacaaacatttggacacatcgCATGGCTTGTGCTCGGTAGGTGGGGTTAGGTGTCCTCGGTATGGTTTAGCTACCAAAACCTTAAAAAGCAAGAAAGACAATAAGAGGAGAGAATCAGCAGTAGTAACAAAGTCATTTCTTGCCGtctggcaaaaaaaataaaccctGAGATGAGGTATATATGTCCACAGGGGACAGTCAGGGGACACCAAACGGGTCCGCACGTTACAATCATTTACGAAACGGTGTCCTTTTTGGGTTTTACCAAAACAATCTCAAAAAAGCACAGTCTTCACGATCAATCTTCTTAAAGTCTGATATGAGCAGTGAAGGTGTGTAGGCCAGTCCGTGGGTGTGGGCAAGACCCCCTCGGGGTCCAAAGTCTGTCCCAGGAGGTGTGTCCATCATAGGAGGTTGTTTGGAACATCAGAGAAAGAGTGATGAGGAGAAACGTCCATCAACCCACAACTGATCTCGAAGAAGACCACAATCTGCAGGCCATTTACCACCAGCGGACAGTCGTTGCTCTGGGCAGAGTTTGATCTGCTGAGGGTCAGTGAGGTTGAGCCGGAGAACATCAGCTGCTCCCCCTCACTGGGGAACCGTAACTGTGGTCCCTCTGAAGTGAGAGTCAGACCCTCCGGGAAATTTGCAGCCACTCCAGCTCTATACGGAGAGGATCGGACACCTCAGACTTGTGGACAGTGGTGGCGGTCAGTCTGCCGTCGGATTATCTTCTAAATATGGCGTCCGGTGAGAAGGTAGAGGGGTCGGTCCTCGCTGCAGTTGGCCGTCTGGAACTCGTCCCGAAGGCGGAACTGCCATTCGTCCTCCAGCTCCAAGCGTACGATCGTCTGCCGCAATGAGCTGCGGTCCTGAGAAACCACGCACAGCGTCGCACCTGAGGACACACCGACGGTCAGAAATCGTTAGTCAATAATcacactggacaaaagtattgggacacaaggGTATCAAAAGGGTATCACTGGTCTTAGAAaagctgattctgcttttgttggagtaaccgtccagtctctactgtccagagaggaaggctttctactagatttcggagaaccattgctgtgaggatttgattgcattcagctacaagagtgtTAGTTACTTCATCATGTTGGCTGATCACCAGCCCATccattcatcccaaaggtacccaaagatggagcaccagcagttcttccactgctccacagctcaatgctggggggctttatatacccctctagcaacGAGTGCAACTCACAAAGTACaaagtagcggaatgcattcattaaaagaggcgtccacaaacatttggacattgctTCTGAGGAACCTCACCTTTCAGGAAGTGGAATTTCTTCAGGAGGCCAGACACCACGAAGGAGTCACACAGATACAGCAGCAGCCCACTGAACACCACACCACTGTGGTCCAGATTCACAGAGTGAGGCCTGGAGCTCacgtagcacacacacacctgaattcacacacacacacacacacacacacacacacagatacacatttttatacagtgcagttttatgtatataatgtttataatgttactagagcttcattctgtatatggattatatatatatatatacagtgttgtgtgtgtgtgtgtgtgtgtgtgtgctgacctGTGGTCCGAGGTCGAGGTAGCTGTCGATGGCCAGTACGGGGTTGGAGGTGTTTTGGAAAGCCTGAGGGAAGAGGTGCTGACTGCAGCTCTGCAGAAACTTCTCCAACAGCAGCTGAGCCGGAGCGTCCAGCAGGGGGTGCTCACTGTCCGGCGCGCACACATACTGAGACGGGGGGATATGGGGGCAAACACCTTCCATAGactgagtgcacacacacacacacacacacacacacacacacagaagaagaACAGattaatcataataaataacattatatCAGAGCAGGGAATTCACCAGACTGGGACTCCGCCCCCTCCGTTCCCTACCCCTGCTACAGTTCAGCAAGCAGACAGTGCAGAGAGTGTGCCCCCTGATGGCCAGAAttgaaattatgtaaaaatgaacatggctgaaaataattacaataattaatcattattaataattaataattaatccaAAAAGGCCCATTTATGCAGATTAGTTGCCATGTCTGGACCATATGGACTGGGAGTAAGTGTTTATACACAGTGTCACACCCCCTACTGGCCAGAAATAAATGTGAGATGAAAGTGTATAAAATTAACcaccacattttaaaaataattttaaatgtttaaactaatctttacttttactaaatattaaattatataaatgtgtattttgtgtagaaaCATGGAAATAAACTTAATTTACACAATTAAAATGAATCTGTATGTAAGGGGGTTGGATGCTGTGATTATGAGGAAAATAATGTGTAATTGCTTAATCATGTTGCAACGACaatgagaagtgtgtgtgtgagtgtgtgtgtgtgtgtgtgtggggggggtgcaTACCGTGTGTTTGGGTTTGATTAGCATGGCTTTATGGCCGCCGGTGGTGATGTGTTTCTTCATAATACTGAAGTGGTTAAAGCGACAGAGCAGGAGACCACTGCTGTTCACCCGCAGGTTAAAGTCCACCTCCTCACACAtgtacctacacacacacacacacacacacacacacacacacacagttaacaaTACAGCACTTAAAACACATCAAGTACATATAGTACACAGcgacattatagagcgccccctacgcttcctgtagtgtattacagtctgtcagaatgagcgtgtagattatatgaacattatagagcagtatagagcgccccctacgcttcctgtagtgtattacagtctgtcagaatgagcgtgtggatcatatgaacattatagagcagtatagagcgccccctacgcttcctgtagtgtattacagtctgccagaatgagcgtgtggatcatatgaacattatagagcattatagagcgccccctatgcttcctgtagtgtattagagtctgtcagaatgagcgtgtggatcatatgaacattatagagcattatagcgcgccccctactcttcctgtagtgtattacagtctgtcagaatgagcgtgtggatcatatgatcattatagagcattatagagcgccccctacacttcctgtagtgtattacagtctgtcagaatgagcgtgtggatcatatgaacattatagagcattatagagcgccccctacgcttcctgtagtgtattacagtctgtcagaatgagcgctACAGAACACTTACCGGTTGAGGTCATACTGTACGTTCTGCGTCAGGTCGACGTTGAGGAGGATGAAGTCGTGCAGGTGACGGCGGCTGAACGCTGATCCAGCGTACACACTCTTACTGCTCCAGCTCCGCACACCACACACTGCGTACTGACTCAGCTTAGGACTCGACTCCATGTGGTGCAGCACCGACTTCAAAGACACATTCACCACTtcactaaagagagagagagagagagagagagagagagagagagagagagagggggtgagagagagagagggtgagagagagagggagaaagggagaaagggagagagagggtgagagagagagagggtgagagagagagagagggtgagagagagggagaaagggagaaagggagagagagggtgagagagaaagagggtgagagagagggtgagagagagagagggtgagagagagagggtgagagagagagggagagagagagagagggagagagagagagggtgagagagagagggagagagagagagagacagagagagagagggtgagagagagagagggtgagagagagagggagagagagagagacagagagagagagggtgagagagagagagagagggtgagagagagagagggtgagagagagagagggtgagagagagagggagagagagacagagagagagagggtgagagagagagagagagagggtgagagagagagagggtgagagagagagagacagagagagagagggtgagagagagagagagagagacagagagagagagggtgagagagagagggagtgagagagagagacagagagagagagggtgagagagagagggagtgagagagagagacagagagagagagggtgagagagagagagggtgagagagagagggagagagagagagagagagacagagagagagagggtgagagagagagagggtgagagagagagggtgagagagagagacagagagagagagggtgagagagagagggtgagagagagagacagagagagagagggtgagagagagagggtgagagagagagggtgagagagagagggtgagagattAACCACATTTGTAAATTGGTAAATTCATCTGTTCATCCAACTATCAACTAACCATATTTCCATCCTCCCATCCAGCCACCTATCATGTATCCATGCTCCcatcatccacccatctatccatccagccatcatccacccatctatccatccagtcatcatccacccatctatccatccagccatcatccacccatctatccatccagtcatcatccacccatctatccatccagccatcatccacccatctatccatccagtcatcatccacccatctatccatccagccatcatccacccatctatccatccagccatcatccacccatctatccatccagccatcatccacccatctatccatccagtcatcatccacccatctatccatccagccatcatccacccatctatccatccagtcatcatccacccatctatccatccagccatcatccacccatctatccatccagtcatcatccacccatctatccatccagccatcatccacccatccagccatcatccacccatctatTCATCCTCACACCATCCAGccatcatccacccatccatccatcctcccatccatccagccatcatccacccatctatccatcctcACACCATCCAGccatcatccacccatccatccatcctcccaTCCATCCAGTcatcatccacccatctatccatcctcACACCATCCAGTcatcatccacccatctatccatcctcCCATCCATCCAGTCATCATCctcccatccatccattctcCCATCCATCCAGTCATCATcctcccatccatccatccagccagccaaccatccaattatccatccatccatatgtacatacatatatcCACCATTAATccacacatccatccatctcccCCTTCATCCTGTCAATATCATCACCATCTAATTacccacctatccatccatcaaacTATACATCCATCTATATATCCACCCATGCATCCACCCACCTCCCCCTTGCCTGCACCTGTTGCCGTGGTGATTGTATATGtacacatgcacatatatatttgtgtttgtgggtgtACCTGTTGCCATGGTGACCGGGTCTATGTGCGTTCCACAGTACGCAGGAGTCGTCCAATATGGCTATGAAGGGCCAGACCTCCTGCCTGCGCACGCCCTGCTCCTCCAGCCTGTTACGCTCCAGCTCCAGGTTATGATACGACAGCTCCTTTATCATGAACCGAGCCGCACctgacacgcacacacacacacacacgcacatacacacacacacacacacgcacatacacacacacacacacacacgcacacacacacacacgcacacacacacacacacacacgcacatacacacacacgtcagtAATTGTATTACGTCAGTATTTCTAATCCAGAGGATGTGCACTGGTGACTAATAGGTTATTGTTTTTCTCCACTAGGTGGCGCTAATAGCCTTTTTGTCCTTCTGGTGAGGCCGCAGTGACAGCACCGATAGAAGGAACGATTCTGAACGATTCACCCAGAATCCAGTGCGGTACCCACCCACTCCCGAGGTGTTGAAGACAGCAGGCAGCACCAGCAGGATGTGGTTGGGCCAGTACTTCCTGTAGAGGGGCATCTCGTTCTGTTTGACCACCAGAATGTGCAGGTGCTCGGCCCCCTCCATGGCGTGGTAGAGGTTCAGCAGGCCGTGCTCCTGACGACCCGTAGTGGGAGTGAAGATAGGACTCTTCAGCATGGCTGAATCCTGAgcgagagaaaaggagagagagagagagagagagagttagagtaTGTTCCACATACCTtgtactggccactttattaaaaacccctACCTTCAACaccttactggccactttatcagaaacacctacctcatgcctccactcactggccactttatcagaaacccctaccttgtgctttcactcactggccactttattagaaacccctaccttgtgcttccactcactggccactttattagaaacacctaccttgtgcttccactcactggccactttattagaaacccctaccttgtgctttcactcactggccactttattagaaacccctaccttgtgctttcactcactggccactttattagaaacccctaccttgtgctttcactcactggccactttattagaaacccctaaatacattttaatgagtAATGAAGCTTAACTCAAGCGCAGGGCCGCTAAAGTGAGTACAGTGGGATGAGGGTCCGGTGGGTGTGGTGTGGTTCTGACCTGCTCAGAGATTAGCGGTAGCCTCATGCTCTCCAGGTGGCGCCCCTGCTGGCTGAAGACGAAATGGTGTTCTTTGGttttggggatgatgaagtgaAGCTGCACCTCCTCCCCCAGCATCGAGGAGCAGAAGGTGAAGACGTGGAATGTGCAGTCAGACAGCTGCGGacacaagacacacacacacacacacacacacacacacacacacacacacacacacacactctcgttACAATCCATTACAGTCCACTTCATCTGCCTTTATAGTGGACTGACTAAGGGACAGGGCGGTGTGTCCAGGAATGATGATGTCACTATGGCTTCAGCCAATGAGGTGTGAGTACGGGTGTGACTCACAGGTCTGGCAGGGCCGGGCTCACTGTAGTGATGACACTGCTCGCAGTGGTGAAATGCATTGTGGGCCGCAAACATGCTCAGTCTGATGGACACTGTGTTCCTCTTCATGTCTCCACCGCTCTCCtcacacttttctcttttcacacctgcacacacacacacacacacacacacacacaaattactGAATGTGCAAATTACTggaaaattaaacaaattaaaaacagTTATTACTGCAAGAATTgtccaattattattgtaagaACAGCCAAAATGTCAAACATATtctaataaaatatgataataacacaaatattaatacaaatattataataatcttttttctttaccaataatgtaatactttattatattattgggGTTTATCACACTAATAATTGCTACAATTATAGTTTAGAATATTTATTCTTCATTTGATACTGTAGAGataataaatatagatataaatcaataataaatacattcataaatcataaataacaaataaaatatgctcatgcattttaaaatgatgaaaatactaaaaatacaaataatgtaataacttgCCAAATATTGTAATGCAGGCTCTCATCCATTACTGTAATAGTATTTACCAATAAGGCATTATCTAATtatattattgatttattagaGTACGTTATTTCCAGGTtggtaatttatttattaaattcaaTTTATAGACTGCTTATTGATAATACTCCACCAGGTAGAAAGACCGGGCCACCGCACGCCCGAAGCCAAGCCTGCCCAGCAACACCGGCAGGTCCAGTAAGgctcagtgagtgtatgtgagtgtgtgtgaggtgtgatGCCTGTGTGTAACTCACTGTGTAGTCTCTGCAGATCCCTGCCCGAATACACCGCACTGCAGTGTCTGAATTTAGGGTCACGAGGGCAGGCGTCAAAAGTCATCTTGTGAATGTCCTCCAGGTCAGGCCACTGCAGGCCGCTGGACACCGGAGCCTCAGGATCCTCGAGTACAGCTGCAGGataaacagaaaggtcagaAAAGCTCCAGCCCGGAGcgttgtgcttccactccctggccactttattagaaacacccaccttgtgcttccactccctggccactttatcagaaacccctactcttgtgcttccactcactggccactttattagaatcccctaccttgtgcttccactcactggccactttatcagaaacccctactcttgtgcttccactcactggccactttatcagaaacccctactcttgtgcttccactcactggccactttatcagaaacccctactcttgtgctttcactcactggccactttattaaaaacccctactcttgtgcttccactcactggccactttattaaaaacccctactcttgtgcttccactcactggccactttattagaaacccctactcttgtgcttccactcactggccactttattagaatcccctaccttgtgcttccactcactggccactttatcagaaacccctactcttgtgcttccactcactggccactttatcagaaacccctaccttgtgcttccactcactggccactttattggaaacccctaccttgtgcttccactcactggccactttattggaaacccctaccttgtgcttccactcacttaTGAGCATAAAGAGAAAACAACAGAACTGTGCTCTCACCCTCCTCGAGCTCCTCCTCGTCATACACGTCCACCTCCAGCAGGCGGATGAGCATGCGAAACAGTATACGCAGAAACTGCAGGTATGCGCCTGTCTTACCcacctataacacacacacacacacacacacacacacacacacaccacagggtGAATTAGTGTCACTGCTAGCCAATCAGAAGATACTATattatatgacaaaagtattgggacacccactcatcgtttcttctgaaattaagggcattcaaatattttatccggctttctactagattttggaggagcactgctgtgaggatttgattgcattcagcgacaagagcgctagtgaggtcagttccattgctccacatctcaatgctggggggctttatacccctctagcccacgcctggcattaggcagcatggagccaatagggtcatgatgtttatctgcttgtCTATCTCTACAGGGagaagacaagctgtgtttgtgcatgggtgcaacttaaagaagccgaatgcattcattagaaggggtgtccacaaacatttggacatgtagtgtagctcatttaaatatttctaaaggttgacaaaaaaataaacatctgaCCTGTGGGGGTCCACTCAGCAGAAGCCTCCTAGGGTGGACAGTGCCCGGCCCGTTGTAATCTGCGTGCTGCGGTCGTGCAGTTGTCCACTGTCTGTAGTAGAGGGACTGTTCGGCTGGGCCGAGGTGGTGTGGGACGGGAGGTCTGAGGGGTCCGGACCAGGCTAAATCTCCGTGGGGAAGGAGAGAGCCCGAGCTGGGCTGACCCAGAGCCTCTGGGGACAGCAGCCTGTACGCAGCCTGGGACAGTACCACCGTCCGGGGGAACACCCGCGGCTTACGCGTGCTCTGAGTGGACTGGGTGGGTCTCTGAGCTCCAGGAGAagtggaggaagaagaggaggaggaggaggaggatgaagaggagaaagagggaagggctgaggagcaggaggaggtggGAAGGCCCTGAGAGTCACACTCCTGTTTGAGCCGGTGAGGGGACGTGCTGGAGTCTGTGAAGACCCTGTTACTGGCTGCTTCAGTGtgggaggaggcggagctagaGAAGGGTTTGTGGGAGGAGTCTGGGGCACTGGAGGAGGTGACGTTGTTTTCTGTGAGGGAGcctggagggagagaggggggagagagaaggtcATCGTTAGTAATTTGACTTGTTACTGATCTGATTCATTAATGATTTGGTTCATTAGCGATTCAGTACATTACACACTAGTGATTTGGTTCATTCATTATCTGCCTTGGTAGAGATTTAGTTTCTAAGTGATTCAGTTCGTTAGTGATTTGGTTTGTTGGTGATTTTGTTAATTAGTGATTCAGTTCATTTATGATTTGGGTTTTTTGTGATTTGGTTTGTTAGATATTTGGTTTCTTAGTGATTCAGTTCATTAGTGACTTGGTTCATTAGTGATTTGGTTCATTAATGATTTGGTTTGTTAGTGATTTAGTTAATTAGTGACTCAGTTTATTAATGATTTGGTTCATTAATGATTTGGTTAATTAGTGATTCAGTTCATTAATGATTTGGTTCATTAATGATTTGGTTGATTAGTGATTTGATTCATTAGTAATTTGGTTCATTAGTGATTTGGTTTGATAGATATTTGGTTCATTATTGATTTGGTTCATTAGTGATTTGGTTCATTAATGATTTGGTTCATTATTGTTTTGGTTCATTAATGATTTGGTTCATTAGTGATTTGGTTCATTATTGTTTTGGTTCATTAGTGATTTGGTCTGATAGTGAATTGGTTCATTTGTGATTCAGTTTGTTAGTTATCCCCTTCATTAGTGATCTTGCTCGATAGTGATTCGGTTCATTAGCAGTTCAGTTCATTAGTGATTCAGTGTATCAGTGATCTGGTTCATTAGTGATCTCTGTCGTGTCGCTGTCTCACCAGATGCTCGGGTGATGGCACTGCCGTTACTTGGCGGTCTCTCCAGGTCCATCTGCAGCTCATCCGGCTCTGCGCTTCgctcttcctcatcctcctcttcctctctgcgTTCCTCCTCCCTGCCTGCGGTCGTCACGGCGTCGGGAATCACACTGCGGGTGACGTACGAGCAGGCCAGACCCACCTCCTGCTCCAGAGCTGAGCGGGTCAGGTAGCTGGAGTCGATCAGACGCAGATCACAGTACTTCAGAGAcctggagacacacacacacacacacacacacgtaaaggGTTAAAGAGGGAAATTAGCATAACTGTGGCTGTAATTCGTTTTGCACTGAAGAGTCATGTGACCAAGCTCCTGTTTACCTGGGGAATGTTTCTCCCAGAGGATCCTTTCCTGTCAGAATCACAATACAGGGCAAATCCTCCAGATCCTCGTAGGTGAGGGGAACCCAGTCCTCGTTCTTACAGCCACGCCATGCctataaataacacacacacacacacacatgttcagtgtACATGAAGCTCTACAGTATCaatcacgtgtgtgtgtgtgtgcgcgcacactCACCCTCAATCGTGCACAGAAGTGTTTAGGGAGGCTGATTTCGGACGCTGGTCCTCCGAGCAGGACAGCGAATCTGTACTGGAGCCCCAGtctctcctgctcctcctccagccgCTCCCGCGCCAGCCGTGCCAGCTGCAGAGAGGGCACCCGCACCAGGAGCATGTGCCCCCGCCCCCCACGGCCCCCGCACCGCAACACGCACTCCACCATCGCCAGGGTCTGAGGGGTCACGTGATCCCGCAGTGACGGACACACCGTCAGCGCCATCAGGGCCTCTGTGTACTGCTGGATCAGCAGGTAACTCCGGACCACCATACTGTGCAACTGAGGGTGCCTGAGAGACACATGCAataatataacattattattattattattattattattattgttgttgttgttgttgtttatttacttatttatttgttaatatATGATTTATACATTACCATATTATCATTACATTATATAATCAATATAATCAGTATAACCTGACTGACCGTTCCAGCAGTGCGCTGACCATCCTCTCGAAGGCGTCGTCACATCGCAGGATAGGGCTGGCCACGCCCCATTGCAGCGAGCGGCTGTAATCCTTCAGCCCGAAGTACAGCAAGTCCTTACGAGACggctccccctgctggtgaGAAGGGGGTCAGTGATGACAGAATACCAGACCTGATGGATGCAGGTGAAGGAGCTATAAAGACTGATCTGATTTTCTGTAGCATTtataatgaatgtgtgtgtgtgtgtgtgtgtgtgtgtgtgtgtgtgtgtagtaataGTGCTGTATCAGTGTTATAATAGGTGTAATAGGTGGCTAGTAGTCATAGTAACAGGCGTATTATAACACTAGCAGTGGGTGAGATGGCAAAAAGGAGTAGATAAGTACTAGTAGTAATAATATCAGTAGAGCTGTACTATATATTAATACTATATACTAATActatatactaatactaatactatatactaatactatatactaatactatatactaatactaatactatatattaatactatatactaatactatatattactactatatactaatactatatactaatactaatactatatactaatactatatactaatactatatactaatactatatattaatactatatactaatactaatactatatattactactatatactaatactttatactaatactatatactaatactatatactaatactatatattaatactaatactatatactaatactttatactaatactatatactaatactttatactaatactatatactaatactatatattaatactatatactaatactatatactaatacta
This portion of the Salminus brasiliensis chromosome 9, fSalBra1.hap2, whole genome shotgun sequence genome encodes:
- the greb1l gene encoding GREB1-like protein isoform X2 produces the protein MGNSYAGQLKSARFEEALHNSIEASLRSSSGDPQPIFTQLYLEPDQYPTHLDDIKSKMDLSLRSDSAGHVLTNSQSSNGLEDMDDEDESDTSSPPLPYLQCPPPDGCCTVDGFCQAGKDLRLVSMATESIEVPIGFELVGAKSPSIPEHILVCAVDKRFLPDENGKNALLGFSGSCVGCGEKGFRYFTEFSNHINLKLSTQPKKQKHLKYYLVKNSQGALCKGALICWKDCKTRQFSGASSLKPTSSSSSLSSKENGGTNGHSPSSFTLSDSPPARGQSSSSSGIFGTPEMGRECSFIKPLTSTTHTTKTLPIVPTALRVNGLTNGLSMEGRAALLSPSHTNPLATPTRSYQPTEQGDSPASSAMSSGPPKKRHRSWLPSSTMPVTVPAVRPLPCGSGPLLSLASQQSLSVSGVIQPQPITAGETVIIPDNLLNNSGVRPVILIGQGALPYFFGNVGDVVVSPLLVSCYNCSQLNEKSLVGLGLTAGQLPSTETLILLTLQYLARLGSEQIPLREEFEQIVLKAVLCGPPGPPVSPAQLPWLARLEASVSGGSVQVLVTQGSLGEGISETLRSLSETAPLQHQRLPSYVLIIHTSTSGTNDFCIMVLGKYQSRALAEGMLTTNEFLKEISYELITGKVSVLAAHFTNTSLGDDLEKELARYQRRRKQQVVQPFQSDLTEYVHCEEAAAMVPDMGHEMLNEVFQINPPQLSVARSLLSLVCGIADSGSHSLDLGRFCKVDFLVLVPPSNVLLHQTARRIRQSGVLVDLGMEDASSALQKAEKYVARLDSEVHSRMEAFMRKVQQNPYTLFVLIHDNSHVDLTSSMSGSASHGELQGLADRVVNCSEVLEAENVLVLQVSSFPFTLQSHQSRISVHNEVHWPSSHTPGEPSRKDLLYFGLKDYSRSLQWGVASPILRCDDAFERMVSALLERHPQLHSMVVRSYLLIQQYTEALMALTVCPSLRDHVTPQTLAMVECVLRCGGRGGRGHMLLVRVPSLQLARLARERLEEEQERLGLQYRFAVLLGGPASEISLPKHFCARLRAWRGCKNEDWVPLTYEDLEDLPCIVILTGKDPLGETFPRSLKYCDLRLIDSSYLTRSALEQEVGLACSYVTRSVIPDAVTTAGREEERREEEEDEEERSAEPDELQMDLERPPSNGSAITRASGSLTENNVTSSSAPDSSHKPFSSSASSHTEAASNRVFTDSSTSPHRLKQECDSQGLPTSSCSSALPSFSSSSSSSSSSSSSTSPGAQRPTQSTQSTRKPRVFPRTVVLSQAAYRLLSPEALGQPSSGSLLPHGDLAWSGPLRPPVPHHLGPAEQSLYYRQWTTARPQHADYNGPGTVHPRRLLLSGPPQVGKTGAYLQFLRILFRMLIRLLEVDVYDEEELEEAVLEDPEAPVSSGLQWPDLEDIHKMTFDACPRDPKFRHCSAVYSGRDLQRLHSVKREKCEESGGDMKRNTVSIRLSMFAAHNAFHHCEQCHHYSEPGPARPLSDCTFHVFTFCSSMLGEEVQLHFIIPKTKEHHFVFSQQGRHLESMRLPLISEQDSAMLKSPIFTPTTGRQEHGLLNLYHAMEGAEHLHILVVKQNEMPLYRKYWPNHILLVLPAVFNTSGVGAARFMIKELSYHNLELERNRLEEQGVRRQEVWPFIAILDDSCVLWNAHRPGHHGNSEVVNVSLKSVLHHMESSPKLSQYAVCGVRSWSSKSVYAGSAFSRRHLHDFILLNVDLTQNVQYDLNRYMCEEVDFNLRVNSSGLLLCRFNHFSIMKKHITTGGHKAMLIKPKHTSMEGVCPHIPPSQYVCAPDSEHPLLDAPAQLLLEKFLQSCSQHLFPQAFQNTSNPVLAIDSYLDLGPQVCVCYVSSRPHSVNLDHSGVVFSGLLLYLCDSFVVSGLLKKFHFLKGATLCVVSQDRSSLRQTIVRLELEDEWQFRLRDEFQTANCSEDRPLYLLTGRHI